The Tardiphaga alba genome includes a window with the following:
- a CDS encoding Bug family tripartite tricarboxylate transporter substrate binding protein: MLRKVTTSARARMALAAALLLAAPNAAFAQAVWPPKLVRIIVPFGAGASPDIVGRVLADSLQARHPGTNFVVENKPGASGNIGTDAIAKAAPDGATIGISLGGPLAINTLLFAKLPYNPDTDIAPITLLTQLPSALAVPTSLGVNSVAELLAKAKADNKGLAYGSIGVGTLSQICMEAIAQKAGVKMVHIPYPSSPAATTALIRGDVQVACLPAIGVTPQLATGAVKILAVTTAQRSQFLPDVPTLKESGVDVQSDAWNALVGPGGLSKDVVTAINAEVRKTLTEPAVIEKLKAQLITPSPTTPEQLKKRINDEKALWADVIKAAGIRIE, translated from the coding sequence ATGCTGCGAAAAGTCACCACCTCCGCCCGGGCGCGCATGGCGCTCGCTGCAGCGCTGCTGCTCGCCGCGCCGAACGCAGCCTTTGCGCAGGCCGTGTGGCCGCCAAAACTGGTGCGCATCATCGTGCCGTTCGGCGCCGGTGCCAGCCCGGATATTGTCGGCCGCGTGCTGGCCGACAGCCTGCAGGCCAGGCATCCCGGCACCAATTTCGTGGTGGAGAATAAACCCGGTGCCTCCGGCAATATCGGCACCGATGCGATTGCCAAGGCGGCGCCGGATGGCGCGACGATCGGCATCTCGCTCGGCGGCCCGCTGGCGATCAACACGCTGCTGTTTGCCAAGCTGCCCTATAATCCCGACACCGACATCGCGCCGATCACGCTGCTGACGCAGTTGCCGAGCGCGCTAGCGGTGCCCACCAGCCTCGGCGTCAATTCGGTGGCGGAGCTGCTGGCCAAGGCGAAAGCAGACAACAAGGGCCTCGCTTATGGCTCCATCGGCGTCGGCACGCTGTCGCAGATCTGCATGGAAGCGATCGCGCAGAAGGCCGGGGTGAAGATGGTGCACATCCCCTATCCCTCCTCGCCTGCCGCGACCACGGCGCTTATCCGCGGCGATGTACAGGTGGCGTGCCTGCCGGCCATCGGCGTGACGCCTCAGCTTGCAACCGGTGCAGTGAAGATCCTCGCGGTGACGACGGCACAGCGCTCGCAGTTCCTACCGGATGTGCCGACGCTGAAGGAAAGCGGCGTGGATGTGCAGTCTGACGCGTGGAATGCGCTGGTCGGTCCGGGCGGGCTGTCCAAGGACGTGGTGACCGCCATCAATGCGGAGGTGCGCAAGACGCTGACCGAGCCGGCGGTGATCGAGAAGCTGAAGGCGCAACTGATCACGCCGTCGCCGACCACGCCGGAGCAATTGAAGAAGCGCATCAATGACGAAAAGGCGCTGTGGGCCGACGTGATCAAGGCGGCGGGGATCAGGATCGAGTGA
- a CDS encoding type II toxin-antitoxin system HigB family toxin: protein MMRIIKRSTLAAFWRIHPETAPSLKRWQQVFRAAQFTTMDDVARAFPKAKILNADRARFEIAGGNYRMIVAFDFSHQIAWIKFLGTHDEYDAIDALRVSMF, encoded by the coding sequence ATGATGAGGATCATCAAACGAAGCACTTTGGCCGCTTTTTGGAGGATCCATCCTGAAACGGCGCCTTCGTTGAAGCGATGGCAGCAGGTCTTCAGAGCTGCGCAGTTCACAACCATGGACGATGTCGCAAGAGCGTTTCCCAAAGCCAAGATTTTGAACGCCGATCGTGCGAGGTTTGAAATCGCTGGCGGCAACTACAGAATGATCGTCGCCTTCGATTTTTCCCATCAGATCGCCTGGATCAAGTTTCTGGGCACCCATGATGAATATGATGCCATCGACGCTTTGCGCGTCTCGATGTTCTAG
- a CDS encoding tetratricopeptide repeat protein: protein MSELFNEVDEDLRREQLKKIWEKYSLLIILVAILIVGGVGGWRAYSYFEAKKAAEAGAAFDKASELSEQNKPAEAEAAFTKLAAEAPSGYRTMARLRAAGEAAKRDVAAAVKLYDEVIADNTVGASEKDLARVRAGALLVETTPYDTLLSKLEPATSATSTYRHSARELLALAAWKANNAGETRKWVDLISNDGETPSSIRTRAEALQALLPPAAKS, encoded by the coding sequence GTGTCTGAATTATTTAATGAAGTCGACGAGGACCTGCGTCGCGAGCAGCTCAAGAAGATTTGGGAGAAGTATTCGCTCCTGATCATTCTGGTCGCCATCCTGATCGTCGGCGGCGTCGGCGGCTGGCGCGCGTATTCCTATTTCGAGGCCAAGAAGGCCGCCGAAGCCGGCGCAGCCTTCGATAAGGCGTCGGAATTGTCCGAGCAGAACAAGCCGGCGGAAGCCGAAGCCGCGTTCACCAAGCTCGCTGCCGAGGCGCCATCGGGCTACCGTACGATGGCCCGTCTGCGCGCAGCCGGTGAGGCCGCCAAGCGCGATGTCGCCGCCGCCGTGAAACTTTATGACGAGGTCATCGCCGACAACACCGTTGGCGCTTCCGAGAAGGATCTCGCCCGCGTCCGCGCCGGCGCCTTGCTGGTGGAAACCACGCCTTACGATACGCTCCTGTCGAAGCTCGAGCCTGCCACATCGGCGACGTCAACCTATCGCCATTCGGCCCGCGAGCTGCTCGCTCTGGCCGCCTGGAAGGCCAACAATGCCGGCGAGACGCGGAAGTGGGTCGATCTGATTTCGAATGACGGCGAGACGCCGTCGAGCATCCGCACCCGCGCCGAAGCGCTGCAAGCCCTGCTGCCGCCTGCGGCGAAGAGCTGA
- a CDS encoding TonB-dependent receptor has product MFSRSCGLRRSLLLATSILCSPAALATTAFMPSLAVSALAQTRAQLPPVTIDAPHHRQRKPRAAAAVPAASAPRTSVPVSMKERTAPPPATTLPTLTGTQRALSSSDSASLVSDLPGGAAWGAGGVSSLPAINGMGADRVQVAVNSMLISPACPNEMNPPLSFVNPAMIANMRAYLGIGPVSVGGDYIGSRIDVTTAPPAFAPKDAGWVTSAQLSGFFRSNGNAYGVDATATMANHDTSVTYTGGWARSGNYKAGDGSTIRSTLYETQNHAISISKQSFGNLFTVQVGGQFIPYQGYVNQYMDMVYNRGLYANGRYEGVFDWGKFEATAFVHQIRHTMGFIAPDKVSDMPMDTKSLDGGYTIKASIPVSSHDLLRIGNELAMNRLDDWWKPVAGSMMMGPNTFSTINGGSRNRVGTFVEWERHWSREWSSIIGIRNDVVWMNTGEVQGYNAMMYGADAAAFNAADRARTDVHMDASAIVRYTPNDASQYELGFARKTRSPNLYERYAWSSNAMAMSMIGWFGDGNGYVGNLDLKPEKAHTVSFTAGWHDAAQKFWDVKITPYATYVQDYIDVDRCALASCLASNPANLTATNDFVYLRFANHDAVLYGVNVEARVAVWDSLAYGQGQLRGLIGYVAGQRTDGVDLYRMMPLNAKLALDHKLGGWTNSIELQLVGAKNQVNQVRNELTTAAYALVNLRSGYQWQHARLDVGIDNLFDQTYDLPLGGADLVNHQVVSMMGSSAAYGFGVKGMGRSFNTRLTVNF; this is encoded by the coding sequence ATGTTCAGTCGCTCATGCGGCCTTCGCCGCTCCCTCCTGCTCGCCACATCCATCCTGTGCAGCCCTGCAGCGCTCGCCACCACGGCCTTCATGCCGTCGCTGGCCGTATCCGCGCTTGCACAGACCCGGGCGCAACTGCCGCCGGTCACCATCGATGCGCCGCATCATCGCCAGCGCAAGCCGCGCGCCGCAGCCGCGGTGCCGGCTGCATCGGCACCACGCACATCCGTCCCGGTGTCGATGAAGGAGCGCACGGCGCCACCGCCGGCGACGACCTTACCCACGCTGACAGGCACGCAGCGCGCCCTCTCCTCCAGCGACTCCGCTTCGCTCGTGAGCGATCTGCCGGGTGGCGCAGCCTGGGGCGCCGGCGGCGTCTCCAGCCTGCCGGCCATCAACGGCATGGGCGCCGACCGCGTGCAGGTCGCGGTGAACTCCATGCTCATCAGCCCGGCCTGCCCGAACGAAATGAATCCGCCGCTGTCCTTCGTCAATCCGGCGATGATCGCAAATATGCGTGCCTATCTCGGCATCGGCCCGGTCTCGGTCGGCGGCGATTACATCGGCAGTCGCATCGACGTCACCACCGCGCCACCCGCTTTCGCGCCGAAGGATGCCGGCTGGGTCACGAGCGCGCAGCTCTCCGGATTTTTCCGCAGCAACGGCAATGCCTATGGCGTCGATGCCACCGCCACCATGGCCAATCACGACACCAGCGTCACCTATACAGGCGGCTGGGCGCGCTCCGGCAATTACAAGGCCGGTGACGGCTCCACCATTCGTTCGACGCTTTACGAGACGCAGAACCACGCCATCAGCATCTCAAAGCAGAGTTTCGGCAATCTCTTCACGGTGCAGGTCGGCGGCCAGTTCATCCCGTATCAGGGCTATGTGAACCAGTATATGGACATGGTCTATAACCGCGGCCTCTACGCAAACGGCCGCTACGAGGGTGTGTTCGACTGGGGCAAGTTCGAAGCCACTGCCTTCGTGCACCAGATCCGCCACACCATGGGCTTCATCGCGCCCGACAAGGTGTCGGACATGCCGATGGACACGAAGTCGCTGGATGGCGGCTACACCATCAAGGCGTCCATCCCCGTCTCCAGTCACGACCTGCTCCGCATCGGCAACGAGCTCGCCATGAACCGGCTCGACGACTGGTGGAAGCCGGTGGCAGGCTCGATGATGATGGGCCCGAACACCTTCTCCACCATCAATGGCGGCAGCCGCAACCGCGTCGGCACATTCGTGGAATGGGAGCGACACTGGAGCCGCGAATGGTCTTCCATCATCGGCATCCGCAACGACGTGGTGTGGATGAACACCGGCGAGGTGCAAGGCTATAACGCGATGATGTATGGCGCAGATGCTGCCGCCTTTAACGCCGCTGACCGCGCCCGCACCGATGTTCATATGGATGCCTCCGCCATCGTCCGCTACACGCCGAACGATGCGAGCCAGTACGAACTCGGATTCGCCCGCAAGACACGCTCGCCCAATCTGTATGAGCGCTATGCATGGTCCAGCAATGCCATGGCCATGAGCATGATCGGCTGGTTCGGCGACGGTAACGGTTACGTCGGCAATCTCGACCTCAAGCCGGAGAAGGCCCACACCGTGAGCTTCACCGCCGGCTGGCACGATGCCGCACAAAAATTCTGGGACGTGAAGATCACGCCCTATGCGACCTATGTGCAGGATTATATCGACGTCGATCGCTGCGCGCTGGCGAGCTGCCTTGCCAGCAATCCCGCCAATCTCACGGCGACCAACGATTTCGTCTATCTGCGCTTCGCCAATCACGACGCCGTCCTTTACGGCGTCAACGTCGAAGCCCGCGTCGCGGTCTGGGACAGCCTTGCTTACGGCCAGGGGCAGCTTCGCGGCCTGATCGGCTATGTCGCCGGCCAGCGCACCGACGGCGTCGATCTCTATCGCATGATGCCGCTCAATGCGAAGCTCGCCCTCGACCACAAGCTCGGCGGCTGGACCAACAGCATCGAACTGCAACTCGTCGGCGCCAAGAACCAGGTCAATCAGGTCCGCAACGAACTGACCACCGCAGCCTATGCCCTTGTCAATCTGCGCAGCGGCTATCAGTGGCAACACGCACGCCTCGATGTCGGCATCGACAACCTGTTCGACCAGACCTACGACCTCCCCCTCGGTGGCGCCGATCTGGTCAACCATCAGGTGGTCTCGATGATGGGCTCGTCAGCCGCCTACGGTTTTGGCGTCAAGGGCATGGGGCGCTCGTTCAACACACGGCTGACGGTGAATTTCTGA
- a CDS encoding TonB-dependent receptor plug domain-containing protein, producing the protein MRIIYKTMLLSSVASAAISCAALAQDRQGVYQLGEIVVTGARNSSETGISESVVTREDVWNFDKKSLDQAVSLIPGVSANLDANGRRNESDIYVRGFNRQQVPLTIDGVRVYLPADNRLDFSRFMMSDISEVQIQKGYSSVLSGPGGMGGAINLVTRKPAKPFEAEFQSGLSFGGKGEFQGWNSYASAGTRQEGYYVQGSASYLNRDFWTMSDNYNPTPGSLEDGGKRGSSDSRDWSINAKVGITPNATDEYSINFIKQSGEKGAPLNVNNNPPVPANNYWRWPLWDLQNIAFLSNTALGDASYVKTKFFYNTFNNGVDAFDNINYTTQSQNGRFISRYADKAYGGSTEIGTDLIPMNSLKAALHYRADQHSEYNHNRPTSAQFQSLEPTQYQEQTTWSVAAENTFHATRNIDLVGGVSYDKYWISKAEDFNSTTAQLFEYPKGGSTAFNWQSAAIWRYSDTGQLNVSVSDRARFPTIFELYSTRFGTATPNPNLGPERATNYEIGWKDYLTSDIRASGAIFYSDVTDMIQTVQIGPGITQTQNVGNGNFYGYEVSLDAQVNAQLKVGGNYTYLYRTITDPGQPNLQPTGVPTHKAFLYLAWKPTDRLTITPSLEIASARWSDVSTNPVQAFPYVMTGAYTMANVQMDYKVAQNFDIGAGVRNLLDQNYELSWGLPQPGRNYYLKARMTF; encoded by the coding sequence ATGCGTATCATCTACAAGACAATGCTGTTGTCATCGGTGGCATCGGCTGCGATCAGCTGTGCAGCGCTGGCGCAGGACAGGCAGGGTGTTTATCAGCTCGGTGAAATCGTCGTCACCGGTGCGCGCAACAGCAGCGAAACGGGCATCAGCGAATCCGTCGTCACCCGCGAGGACGTCTGGAATTTCGACAAGAAGTCGCTCGATCAGGCCGTCAGTCTCATCCCCGGCGTCAGTGCCAATCTCGATGCCAACGGCCGCCGCAATGAAAGCGACATCTATGTCCGCGGCTTCAACCGCCAGCAGGTGCCGCTGACCATCGATGGCGTGCGTGTCTATCTGCCCGCCGACAACCGTCTCGATTTCAGCCGCTTCATGATGTCGGACATTTCCGAGGTGCAGATCCAGAAGGGCTACTCCTCGGTGCTGAGCGGCCCCGGTGGCATGGGCGGCGCCATCAATCTCGTCACGCGCAAGCCGGCGAAGCCGTTCGAGGCCGAATTCCAGAGCGGGTTGTCGTTCGGCGGCAAGGGCGAGTTTCAGGGCTGGAATAGCTACGCGTCTGCCGGTACGCGTCAGGAGGGCTACTATGTCCAGGGTAGCGCGAGCTATCTCAATCGCGATTTCTGGACCATGTCGGACAATTACAATCCGACGCCCGGTTCGCTCGAAGACGGCGGCAAGCGCGGCAGCTCCGACAGCCGCGACTGGAGCATCAATGCCAAGGTTGGCATCACGCCGAACGCCACCGACGAATATTCGATCAATTTCATCAAGCAGTCCGGCGAGAAGGGCGCGCCGCTCAACGTCAATAATAACCCGCCGGTGCCGGCGAACAACTATTGGCGCTGGCCGCTCTGGGACCTGCAGAACATCGCGTTTCTCTCCAACACGGCGCTCGGCGACGCGTCCTATGTGAAGACCAAGTTCTTCTACAATACGTTCAACAACGGCGTCGATGCGTTCGACAACATCAACTATACCACGCAATCCCAAAACGGCCGTTTCATCAGCCGCTATGCGGACAAGGCCTATGGCGGCAGCACCGAGATCGGCACCGATCTCATTCCGATGAATTCGCTGAAGGCCGCGCTGCACTACCGCGCCGACCAGCACAGCGAATACAATCACAACCGGCCGACCAGTGCGCAATTCCAGTCGCTCGAGCCGACGCAGTATCAGGAGCAGACGACCTGGTCGGTCGCGGCCGAGAACACGTTCCACGCTACGCGCAATATCGATCTGGTCGGTGGCGTCAGCTACGACAAATACTGGATCAGCAAAGCCGAGGACTTCAACAGCACCACCGCGCAGCTGTTTGAATATCCGAAGGGCGGCTCCACGGCGTTCAACTGGCAGAGCGCTGCCATCTGGCGTTACAGCGACACTGGCCAGCTCAATGTCAGCGTGTCGGACCGTGCCCGTTTTCCGACGATTTTCGAACTCTACAGCACGCGTTTCGGAACGGCGACGCCGAACCCGAATCTCGGGCCAGAGCGCGCGACCAACTATGAAATCGGCTGGAAGGACTATCTCACCTCGGATATCCGCGCGTCCGGCGCGATTTTCTACAGCGACGTCACCGACATGATCCAGACGGTGCAGATCGGGCCCGGCATCACGCAGACACAGAATGTCGGCAACGGAAATTTCTACGGCTATGAGGTTTCGCTCGATGCACAGGTCAATGCGCAGCTGAAGGTCGGCGGCAACTACACCTATCTGTATCGGACCATCACTGATCCTGGTCAGCCCAATCTGCAGCCGACCGGCGTGCCCACGCATAAGGCGTTCTTGTATCTGGCATGGAAGCCGACCGACCGCCTCACCATCACGCCGAGCCTCGAAATCGCCAGCGCACGCTGGAGCGATGTCTCGACCAATCCGGTCCAGGCTTTCCCTTATGTCATGACCGGCGCCTATACGATGGCGAATGTGCAGATGGACTATAAGGTCGCGCAGAATTTCGACATCGGCGCCGGCGTGCGTAATCTGCTCGACCAGAACTACGAACTGTCCTGGGGCCTGCCGCAGCCCGGCCGGAATTACTATCTCAAGGCGCGCATGACGTTCTGA
- the panB gene encoding 3-methyl-2-oxobutanoate hydroxymethyltransferase has translation MSIQSAVKRKTAPDILARKNGEPIVMLTSYHAHTASLVDRYCDVILVGDSLGNVMHGFETTVPVTLEMMILQGHAVMRGSKQSLVVVDMPFGSYEASKEQAFHSAARIMKETHCGAVKLEGGARMAETIAFLTERGIPVMAHIGLTPQSINALGSFRSQGKDEAEALARGENVSGPIQNDAIAVAQAGAFSVVIEAVAEPVARKITQTIAIPTIGIGASSACDGQVLVLEDMLGLNARVPKFVKKYGNLGSMIEEAIQDYANEVRSRAFPAPEHVYGGKLKA, from the coding sequence ATGTCGATTCAGTCAGCCGTCAAGCGCAAGACCGCCCCGGATATTCTGGCGCGCAAGAATGGCGAGCCGATCGTGATGCTCACCTCGTATCACGCGCATACGGCCTCGCTGGTCGATCGCTATTGCGACGTGATTCTCGTCGGCGACAGCCTCGGCAATGTCATGCACGGTTTCGAGACCACGGTGCCGGTGACGCTGGAAATGATGATCCTGCAGGGCCACGCGGTGATGCGCGGCTCCAAGCAGTCGCTCGTCGTCGTCGACATGCCGTTCGGTTCCTATGAGGCGTCGAAGGAGCAGGCGTTTCATTCTGCCGCGCGCATCATGAAGGAGACGCATTGCGGCGCCGTGAAGCTGGAAGGCGGCGCGCGTATGGCGGAGACGATCGCATTTCTTACCGAGCGCGGCATTCCGGTGATGGCGCATATCGGCCTTACACCACAATCCATCAACGCGCTCGGCTCGTTCCGCTCGCAGGGCAAGGACGAAGCCGAAGCGCTGGCGCGCGGCGAGAATGTCTCGGGTCCGATCCAGAATGACGCGATCGCAGTGGCGCAGGCCGGTGCCTTCTCCGTCGTGATCGAAGCGGTGGCCGAGCCGGTCGCGCGAAAGATCACGCAGACGATTGCGATCCCCACCATCGGCATCGGTGCCAGTTCGGCGTGCGACGGCCAGGTGCTGGTGCTCGAGGACATGCTCGGCCTCAATGCGCGCGTGCCAAAATTCGTGAAGAAGTATGGCAATCTCGGTTCCATGATCGAGGAGGCCATCCAAGACTATGCCAATGAGGTGCGCTCCCGTGCATTTCCGGCGCCCGAGCATGTCTATGGTGGCAAACTGAAAGCCTGA
- a CDS encoding SRPBCC family protein codes for MSTIDLKPQGATHPFERSHSIVIAAPAETVFDYVTNPKSWPEWLPSSHEIDCDDRPMGFGDTFHEHWSTRSGPVSLDWLVIACERPRLWIGLTHMSAIGPIVVQYVCHEVDGGTKFIRTVRNPARPKEASAEIMARIDAEAELGLGSIRKIVEQNN; via the coding sequence ATGTCCACCATCGATCTCAAGCCGCAGGGCGCCACGCATCCATTCGAGCGCAGCCACTCCATCGTGATCGCAGCGCCGGCCGAGACCGTGTTCGACTATGTCACCAATCCGAAATCATGGCCGGAATGGCTGCCCTCCTCCCACGAGATCGACTGCGACGACCGCCCGATGGGCTTCGGCGACACGTTTCACGAACACTGGTCGACCCGCTCCGGCCCTGTTTCGCTCGACTGGCTGGTGATCGCCTGCGAACGCCCGCGGCTATGGATCGGCCTGACGCATATGAGCGCGATCGGGCCGATCGTGGTGCAATATGTCTGTCACGAGGTGGATGGCGGCACGAAATTCATCCGCACGGTGCGCAACCCGGCCCGACCGAAGGAAGCAAGCGCGGAGATCATGGCACGGATCGATGCGGAGGCGGAATTGGGGCTGGGGAGTATCAGAAAGATAGTCGAGCAAAACAATTGA
- a CDS encoding helix-turn-helix domain-containing protein has product MDIRPIRTEQDYDAAVAEIGRLWGATAGTEDGDKLDILATLVDRYEDARWPTDDTMDPIHLLQFAIDEFGHTQAELAELLGSRSRASEVLNRKRPLSIEMIRRLNEAWKLPLELLIKPYELDTAAA; this is encoded by the coding sequence ATGGATATTCGCCCGATTCGGACTGAACAGGATTACGACGCCGCCGTGGCGGAGATTGGTCGGCTGTGGGGCGCGACGGCGGGCACCGAGGACGGCGACAAACTCGACATTCTTGCCACGCTCGTGGATCGCTATGAGGACGCACGCTGGCCCACCGACGACACGATGGACCCGATTCATCTGCTACAGTTCGCGATTGATGAATTCGGTCACACGCAAGCCGAACTTGCAGAGCTGCTGGGCTCCAGGTCCCGCGCGTCTGAAGTTCTTAATCGCAAGCGACCGCTTTCGATCGAGATGATCCGTCGCCTCAACGAGGCCTGGAAGCTTCCACTGGAATTGCTGATCAAACCGTATGAACTGGACACGGCAGCGGCGTAG
- a CDS encoding NnrU family protein: MGLSVMILGLVLFLGIHLFITRRDARADLIARIGEGGYKVAFSLVSAVGLVLIVWGYANYRANGWIDVWYPPVAMKHITILLMLPAVIMIAASYIRGRIYTTLKHPMLAGIKLWALSHLLANGDLGSIILFGSFLAWAVIDRISLKRRPDSGAPPIPVGGAGNDAIAVGVGVVAYLALAFAFHPVVIGMPVFGA, translated from the coding sequence ATGGGCTTGAGCGTGATGATCCTTGGCCTCGTGCTGTTTCTCGGCATCCATCTCTTCATCACCAGGCGCGATGCGCGCGCCGACCTGATCGCGCGGATCGGCGAGGGCGGCTACAAGGTCGCCTTCTCGCTGGTCTCAGCCGTCGGCCTGGTGCTGATCGTCTGGGGCTATGCCAATTACCGCGCCAATGGCTGGATCGATGTCTGGTATCCGCCGGTGGCGATGAAGCACATCACGATCCTGCTGATGCTGCCGGCGGTGATCATGATCGCCGCGTCCTATATCCGCGGCCGCATCTACACCACGCTGAAACATCCGATGCTGGCCGGCATTAAATTGTGGGCTCTGTCGCATCTGCTCGCCAATGGCGATCTCGGCTCGATCATCCTGTTCGGTTCGTTTCTCGCCTGGGCGGTGATCGATCGCATCTCGCTGAAGCGTCGGCCCGACAGCGGCGCACCGCCGATTCCTGTCGGTGGTGCCGGCAATGATGCGATCGCGGTCGGCGTCGGTGTCGTCGCCTATCTTGCCTTGGCATTCGCCTTCCACCCCGTGGTGATCGGCATGCCTGTGTTCGGAGCCTAA
- the der gene encoding ribosome biogenesis GTPase Der, giving the protein MSSYTIAIIGRPNVGKSTLFNRLVGQKLALVDDTPGVTRDRREGAARLGDLDFTIIDTAGLDEGAKGSLTARMQEQTETAIALADALFFVIDARMGLTPNDRAFADFARRANKPVLLLANKSEGKHGEIGAMESYALGLGDPIQISAEHGEGMGELYDELAKLMPVPVEEEDEEEPIAEEWTDEEIATRPIRVAIVGRPNAGKSTTINYLLGEERLLTSPEAGTTRDSISVELDYKGRDFRLFDTAGLRRRSRIEEKLEKLSVADALRAIRFAEVVVMMMDSQNKFEEQDLRITDLIEREGRALVLAVNKWDLVEKRGGMIGQLRTEADHWLPQIKSVPIVAISGLMGEGIDRLMAAIQESYKIWNKRIPTAALNRWFEDAIGNNPPPAVSGRRLKLNYITQTKARPPSFVVFCSRADAVPTSYLRYLTNSMREAFELPGTPIRITLREKANPFAHKRKRPN; this is encoded by the coding sequence ATGTCTTCTTATACGATTGCCATTATCGGCCGACCCAATGTCGGCAAGTCCACGCTGTTCAACCGTCTGGTCGGGCAGAAGCTGGCGCTTGTCGATGACACGCCCGGCGTCACCCGCGACCGTCGCGAGGGTGCGGCTCGTCTCGGCGATCTCGACTTCACCATTATCGATACCGCCGGCCTCGACGAAGGCGCCAAGGGCTCGCTGACCGCGCGGATGCAGGAGCAGACCGAGACCGCGATCGCGCTCGCCGACGCGCTGTTCTTCGTCATCGACGCGCGCATGGGCCTGACGCCGAACGACCGCGCTTTTGCGGACTTCGCACGCCGCGCTAACAAGCCGGTGCTGCTGCTTGCCAACAAGAGCGAAGGCAAGCATGGCGAAATCGGCGCGATGGAAAGCTACGCGCTCGGCCTCGGCGATCCCATCCAGATCTCCGCCGAACATGGCGAGGGCATGGGCGAGCTCTATGACGAGCTGGCCAAGCTGATGCCTGTGCCGGTCGAGGAAGAGGACGAAGAAGAGCCGATCGCGGAAGAGTGGACCGACGAGGAAATCGCCACGCGCCCGATCCGCGTCGCAATCGTCGGCCGCCCCAATGCGGGCAAATCAACGACGATCAACTATCTGCTCGGTGAGGAGCGCCTGCTGACGTCGCCTGAAGCGGGTACGACGCGCGACTCCATTTCGGTCGAATTGGACTACAAGGGGCGCGACTTCCGCCTGTTCGATACCGCGGGCCTGCGTCGCCGCTCGCGCATTGAAGAGAAGCTGGAAAAGCTCTCTGTCGCCGACGCTCTGCGCGCGATCCGCTTTGCGGAAGTCGTCGTGATGATGATGGACTCGCAGAACAAGTTCGAAGAGCAGGATCTGCGCATCACGGATCTCATCGAGCGCGAGGGCCGTGCGCTGGTGCTTGCCGTGAACAAGTGGGACCTCGTGGAGAAGCGGGGCGGCATGATCGGCCAGCTGCGTACCGAGGCCGATCACTGGCTGCCGCAGATCAAGAGTGTGCCCATCGTCGCGATTTCCGGCCTGATGGGCGAGGGCATCGATCGCCTGATGGCGGCGATCCAGGAATCCTACAAGATCTGGAACAAGCGTATCCCGACCGCGGCGCTGAACCGCTGGTTCGAGGATGCCATCGGCAACAATCCGCCGCCGGCAGTGTCAGGCCGTCGCCTGAAGCTGAACTACATCACCCAGACCAAAGCGCGCCCGCCGAGCTTCGTCGTGTTCTGCTCACGCGCCGACGCGGTGCCGACCAGCTATCTGCGCTATCTCACCAACAGCATGCGCGAAGCCTTTGAGCTGCCCGGCACCCCGATCCGCATCACGCTGCGTGAGAAGGCGAACCCGTTCGCGCATAAGCGCAAGCGGCCGAACTGA